A part of Cannabis sativa cultivar Pink pepper isolate KNU-18-1 chromosome 6, ASM2916894v1, whole genome shotgun sequence genomic DNA contains:
- the LOC115695162 gene encoding uncharacterized protein LOC115695162, which produces MASEHKDCDGRIRCPCVRCINSMFEKIDRVRAHIFDRGFMQGYEKWIYHGEPEDAVDDVAVADVESEDEMIPILEDFFPSTTEDVQGEDEQPTTNPHFDDLFEEIEVELYLSCDWISSLNFLAKLLHLKARGKIPNNIFEELLKLLKFAFPKENNIPATYYEAKKRLKKLGLGECTKEACPVCGTSRWVTSENGKGKKVPCKVMRYFPLTPRLKRLYSSRITAKSMIWHHTRKSKYDGVLRHPVDGLAWKDFDAKHPEFARDPRNVRLGLAADGFNQFGNMSLAYSM; this is translated from the exons ATGGCATCAGAACATAAGGATTGTGATGGAAGAATTCGATGTCCTTGTGTGAGATGTATAAATAGtatgtttgaaaaaatagataggGTTAGAGCACACATATTTGATCGAGGTTTTATGCAAGGATATGAGAAGTGGATTTATCACGGGGAGCCTGAGGATGCTGTCGATGATGTAGCAGTTGCCGATGTTGAATCAGAGGATGAAATGATTCCTATTCTAGAAGACTTCTTTCCCTCGACAACAGAGGATGTACAAGGAGAAGATGAACAACCAACCACAAACCCACATTTTGATGACTTATTTGAGGAAATTGAAGTTGAATTGTATCTCAGTTGTGATTGGATTTCGTCTCTCAACTTTTTAGCAAAGCTATTGCATTtaaaagctagaggaaaaaTTCCTAATAACATCTTTGAAGAATTGTTGAAGCTGTTAAAGTTTGCATTTCCGaaggaaaataatattccaGCAACTTACTACGAGGCAAAAAAGAGGTTGAAGAAATTAGGCTTGG GAGAATGCACCAAGGAGGCTTGTCCAGTTTGTGGAACTAGTCGTTGGGTTACTTCCGAGAACGGCAAAGGAAAAAAAGTTCCTTGCAAAGTCATGCGATACTTTCCGTTGACACCTCGACTTAAAAGATTATATAGTTCGAGGATTACAGCGAAGAGCATGATATGGCATCATACTAGAAAATCAAAATATGATGGGGTGTTGCGACACCCTGTCGATGGTCTCGCTTGGAAAGACTTTGATGCAAAACATCCTGAGTTTGCAAGGGACCCAAGAAATGTTCGACTGGGGTTAGCTGCTGATGGATTTAATCAATTTGGCAACATGAGTCTTGCATACAGCATGTGA